TCATCAGATTGCGGTGCCGATGCTGCAGGCCGGGGGTGTCGACAAACACGTACTGGGCATCGGGACGCGTCAGGACGCCGAGCACGCGATTGCGCGTCGTCTGCGGCTTGCGCGAGGTGATCGAGACATGGGACCCGACGATGGCGTTGAGCAGCGTCGACTTGCCGACGTTCGGCCGGCCGACGATGGCGATCATGCCGGTCCGGAAAGCGGGTGACTCGGTGTTCGCTGCGGTGTTCATCGCGGCCTTCATTGGGGTGTTCATCCCGGTGTTCCTCGACGCCTCAGGCCGTCACCGGCGGAGGATCGCCGCCGTCCGCGCCCGCACTGGCGTCACCCGAATCTCGGGACGAACCTGCGCTCGCATCCACCGTGCCAAGCGCCGATTCCGGCGCTTCCGCCGACCGGCGCTTGCCGCGCCGCATCGCCTGCGCCGCCGCCAGCGCGGCATCCAGGGCCTGCTTGGCCGCGGCCTGCTCGGCGCCGCGGCGGCTGCGGCCACTGCCGCGCACGCTGATATCGAGCTTGGGAATCGCGCACTCGACCTCGAACTCCTGGTTGTGCGCGGCGCCGCGCGTCTCCACCACCGTATACAGGGGCAAAGGCAGGCGTTTGCCCTGCAGATATTCCTGCAACAGGGTCTTGCTGTCCTTGCCCAGCGTCTTCGGATCGACGGTCCGGAGAACCGGGTCGAACAGGCGGCTGATCACCGCCCGGGCACCCTCGAAGCCGCCGTCGACGAACACCGCGCCGAAAATCGCCTCGGCGGTGTCGGCGAGAATCGACGGACGGCGAAATCCGCCGCTTTTCATCTCGCCTTCGCCCAGGCGGAGAAAGTCGCTGAGGCCAAGACGCTCGGCGATCTCCGACAACGACTGCTGCTTGACCAGGTTGGCGCGCAGCCGCGAAAGATCGCCTTCATTGAGCCGCGCGTACTTCTGGAACAGGATCTGCGCGATGACGCAGTTCAGAACCGAGTCGCCGAGAAATTCGAGCCGTTCGTTGTGCACCAGACCGTGGGAGCGATGCGTGACCGCCTGCTGCAGCAAGGCTCCGTTCTGGAACCGGTATTGCAGGCGATCTTCCAATACGGAGAGATCCATGACGCGTTCCGGATTCGGTCCTTTACCCGTGCGCCGCCGCGTGATCGCGACTCGATCCCGAGAAGTCGATGACCAGCCGCACGTTGCTCAACAGCGGGATCGTGTAGGTGTACGCATAGGAAACGACGACCTGATCGCCATCCTTCGTCACATCGAGATCCCGGCCGTGAATCGAGCTGACGTCGTCGATAGTCGCATACCGGTCGAAGGCCGCCCGGATGCTTTCGACGGTCTGCCCCGAGTCGGCCGCGCGCTGCACATCCTTTTCGATCGCCAGGTATTCCACCACGGCGGGAACGGTCTTCGCCCCGATCACCATCAGGACAACCACGATCAGGCCGATGAAAATCAGCCCGACCAGGCTCAACCCGCGCTGCGATGCCGCAAGCCCCCCCCGCTCGATCGCGGCGCGGACGCCCGCACGATCAATGGAATCTACCGATCCGTTTGACATTGCCGAAGTTCATCCATATGAAAACCGCATGCCCGACCAGATTGCGGTCCGGGACGAAGCCCCAGAACCGGCTGTCCTCGCTATTATCCCGATTGTCCCCCATCACGAAATAGCTGTCGGAGGGAACCGTGCAGCGGACCCCTCCGTCGGTGTCGGTGCTGTAGACGCAAGCGCCGGGGTCGTTGTGCTGCGGCACAGGATACGCCGCGATGCCGTCGCCACCACCCCAGATGACGCGGTGGCGGACCGTCCCCAGGGTCTCCTCATACTGCCGGTAGGTCTGCAGCCGCGATGCGTCGAAAAACGGGGCCATCGGCGCCTCGGGGACGACCTTGCCGTTGATCCGGAGGACATGGTCGCGGTAGTCGACGACGTCGCCGGGAAGCCCGACCACCCGTTTGATGAAATCCTGACTGGGATCGAGGGGAAACCGGAACACGATCACGTCGCCGCGCTGCGGATGCCCGATGGGAATCAGCGTCCGGTCCCATACCGGCATGCGGATTCCGTACTGATACTTGTTCACTAGGATGAGATCGCCGATCCGCAGGGTCGGGATCATCGATCCCGACGGAATGCGGAAGGGTTCGAACAGGAAGGAGCGCAGCAGGAACACCGCGACGATGACCGGAAAGAAGCCCGCCGTGTATTCCACCCACCACGGCCGGACCGCAAGGCGTTCCTCCAGTGCCCGCCGTTCCCGCGCCACCGGCTCCGGCGCGATCGCGCCGGCCTCGCCGTTGCGGCGATCGAATTCCGCCAGCTCCCGTTTCGCGCGCTCGCTCCGCCGGGCCTTGAGCACCACCAATTCCGCCACGTAATAGACCCCGCTCACCACCGTGCAGAGCAGCAGGAACAGCGCGAAGTCGGTCGGCAGGCGGCCGGACGCCATCGCGGCCGCATACAGGCCGAGTCCGGCGAGAATGACCGCCGTGATCACGCTCATCATTTGTCCTCCACCTGCAGGATGGCGAGGAACGCCTCCTGCGGAATTTCCACCGCCCCGACCTGCTTCATGCGCTTCTTGCCGGCCTTCTGCTTCTCCAGCAGTTTCTTCTTGCGCGTGATGTCGCCGCCATAGCACTTGGCGAGCACGTTCTTGCGCAGCGCCTTGACGTTTTCCCGCGCGATGATGTTGGCGCCGATCGCCGCCTGGATCGCGACGTCGAACATCTGCCGGGGAATGAGTTCGCGCATCTTCGCTGCCAGTTCGCGCCCCCGGTGCATCGCATTTGACCGGTGCACGATCACCGACAGCGCGTCGACCCGATCGCTGTTGATCAGCATGTCGACCTTGACGACGTCGGCGGCGCGATACTCGAGGAACTCATAGTCCATCGATGCGTACCCGCGCGACACCGACTTCAGCCGGTCGAAGAAGTCGAGGACGATCTCGGCCAGCGGCAGTTCGTAGCTCAGATGCACCTGGCGGCCGTGATAGCTCATGTTCTTCTGCACGCCGCGCTTGCCGACGCACAGCGTGATCACCACGCCGACGAACTCCTGCGGAACGAAGATCGTGACCGACACGATCGGCTCGCGGATCTCCTCGATGCGCGCGGGATCCGGCATCTTCGAGGGGTTCTCCACCATCAGGACCGTGCCGTCGCGCAACACGACCTCGTAGACCACCGAGGGCGCGGTGGTGATGAGGTCCATGTCGTATTCCCGCTCGAGCCGCTCCTGCACGATGTCCATGTGCAGCAGCCCGAGGAATCCGCACCGGAAGCCGAAGCCCAGCGCCTGCGAGACTTCCGGCTCGAACTGCAACGCCGAGTCGTTGAGTTGCAGTTTGGTGAGCGCATCGCGCAAGGCCTCGTACTGGTTGGCCTCGACCGGGAACAGGCCCGCGAACACCTGCGGCTTGACCTCCTTGAACCCGGGCAGCGGCGCCGCAGCGGGCCGCTGCGCCGCCGTCACCGTGTCGCCCACCCGGGCATCGCGCAGTTCCTTGATGCCCGCGATGACGAACCCCACCTCGCCGGCGGACAACTGGGGACGGCCCTGCGACTTGGGCGTGAACACGCCGACCTGCTCGCAGAGATGGACGGCGCCCGTCGCCATCAGCAGGATCTTGTCCTTGGGCCGCAGGACGCCATTGACCACGCGCACCAGCATCACGACGCCGACATAGTTGTCGAACCAGGAGTCGATGACCAGCGCCTGCAATGGCGCCTGCACGTCGCCGCGCGGGGGCGGCACGCGCGCGACGATCCGTTCGAGGATTTCGTCGACACCGAGGCCCGTCTTGGCGCTGGCCAGCACCGCATCGGATGCATCGATCCCGATGACATCCTCGATCTCCGCCCGCGCCTGCTCCGGATTGGCCTGGGGCAGATCCATCTTGTTGAGCACCGGCAGGACTTCGACGCCGAGTTCGATCGCCGTGTAGCAGTTGGCGACCGTCTGCGCTTCGACCCCCTGCGATGCGTCGACGACCAGCAGCGCCCCCTCGCACGCCGAAAGCGAGCGGCTGACCTCATAGGAAAAATCGACGTGGCCGGGGGTGTCGATGAGGTTGAGGTTGTAGCGCTGGCCGTCGGGGGCGACATAGGTGAGCGCCGCCGTCTGTGCCTTGATGGTGATGCCGCGCTCGCGCTCGAGATCCATCGAGTCGAGGACCTGCTCCCGGATTTCCCGGTCGGCCAGGCCGCCACAGCGCAGGATCAGGCGATCGGCCAGGGTGGATTTGCCATGGTCGATATGGGCGATGATCGAGAAATTACGGATATGCTGCATTTCGAAAAGGACGCGGCCGGCCCTTGAGGGCCGGCCGGTTCAAGGAGTTCGTGACCGCGCGGAAGGCGCGCGGCCCGACGATTCTATCCGTTAATTCCCGGATGGACTCAGGACAACCCAGTTCGACTGTCCGCCCCGGCGCACCAGGACGGGAATCGGCCTCGTGAAATGGAGCTTCGAGACCAGGCCGCGGAACTGCTGGACGTCGCGGATCGGCATATTCGCGATGTTGATCAGGACGTCACCGGTCTGGATCCCCGCCGAACCCGCCGCCCCGGACGCCGATTCGACGATGACCCCACCGGCGATCTGCAGACTCTGCCGCTGATCGGGCGACAGATCGGAAACCACCAGTCCGAGCGCATCCGGCTTCTTCGGCGCCGGCGCAGGACTTGCCGGGGGCGACCCGGACTGGCCCGACTCCTGCGGCATCACGCCGACCACGACCGCCAGCACCTTCGCCGCCCCGCTGCGCCACACGGTCAGGGTCGTATGCGTCCCCGGCGCGGTATCCGCCACCATGCGCCGCAGGCTCGCCGAGTCTTCGACCGGCTTGCCGGCAAACCGGATGATCACGTCGCCCGCCTGCACGCCGGCCTTCTGGGCCGGTCCATCCGGTTCGACCTGGGCGACCGACGCCCCCTCGGACCGCGGCAGACCGATGGCGGTGGCGACATCGGGATCGACCTCACCGATCAGCACGCCGATGCGGCCGCGCACCACCTTGCCCTTGGTGCGCAGGATGTTGGCGATCCGTTGCGCCTCATCGATCGGGATGGCGAAGGAAATCCCGGCATAGGAGCCGGACGTGGTGAAGATCTGGGAGTTGATCCCGACCACCTCCCCGCGCATATTGATGAGCGGTCCACCGGAATTTCCCGGGTTCACCGGCGCATCGGTCTGGATGAACGGCAGCAACTCGCCCGTCTCGCGGTTCATGGCGCTGACGATTCCGTGCGTGACGGTGTTCTGCAGATCGAACGGCGATCCGATCGCGATCACCCATTCCCCGACCCGCAATTTGGACGGATCGCCCAGTTTGAGCGTCGGCAGATCCTTGCCGCCGTCGATCTTGACCAGGGCCACATCGGAACGCGGGTCGGATCCGATGAGCCGTCCCTTGAACTCCCGCTTGTCGGGGAACGTCACGGTGATCTCATCGGCCCCTTCGACCACATGCGCATTGGTGATCAGGTACCCATCGGGCGAGATCAGGAACCCCGAGCCGACGCCCCGCGGCATTTCGCGCTCGGTGCGCGGCGCCGGCGCAGCCCCCGAACCCGGCCCGGAATCGCCGGGCTGCTGCGGCAGGAACCGGTGGAAGAAGTTGTAGAACGGATCGTTCGGATCCATGTTGGGCGGGGAAAACGGCTGCTGCGGGCCGGATGGCACGGCAACCCGCGAGGCCGTCCGGATGTTGACGACTGCGGGCGCGGTCTTGGCGACCAGATCGGCAAAGTCGGGCGGGCCCGACACCGGGGGCTCCTGCGCGTGCGACAACGGCATTGCGCCGACCAGGAGGAACGCCAGCAGACCACGGACAAGGAAGCTTTTCATAACTCCGATTTTTCCGGAAAGAAACCCTAAGGATCAGTGGGGGACGGACTGGTGTACCACGGATTCCGCGACCGACTCCGCGGTGGCGGGCGGGACGTCTCCCACCACCGTGACCCGGGCGTCGTCGACCTGGCGCGACACCGCTGCAACCGGACCGCGCTGCTCCGCCGGCAGCGTACCCGATACGGGGGCGCCAGGCTCGATGAACACCGAAATCGTCGCCAGACCATCCGAATATACCGCCTGCAGCGCGGACCGCGAACCTGCGGGGCCGGCGCCGATCAGGCGCCGCACGACCTCGGCGAGACGATGGAAGCCGCTCGGCGCGGTGACGTGCCACCCTTCCTGACGCAACGCCGTCGCCCGCGCATGCGCCTGCTCGACCGTCCATCCGGCCGTCGGCCACGACGGATTGAGCAGCGCCGGGTCGATTGGCCCGCCGACATGCACATCCGTAAACGCGATCTGCTCCAGCACGGCGCCGCTCGTATTCAGGGTCTGCGCCTTGAACAGCAGGCCGGTCGCCGGGTCGACACACAGACGATAGCCATAGCGCAGCCGATCCCGCGGTACCAGTTCCACCACGTCGCAGGCGATCCCCGCAACCCGGTCGGCCCCGACGCGGCGAAGGGTGTAGTGGCGCAGGATGCTCTTCGCACCGGGATGGGCGAAGGCCGGGAAATCCCGCAAATCCTCATGCCGGACGACGACCCGCCGCCACCGGGGATAGAGACAGCGCACCGTGTCGCCGGTGCGGATGAATTCACGCGGCTGGCCGTCCAGCGTCAGCACCCGTTCATGGGAACGCTTGCCGTCGAAGACATGCACCACCCGCGACGCGTCGACTTCGTCGCCGCGCTGCACCACGACGGTGCCGACGAAATCCTCATTCCGCGCGGCGGCTTCGATGGCCTCGAGCAACCCGGCGTCCGACCGTGCGGACCGCCCCGCCGGCACCGCGGCGCCATCGGTTCCGCCCGCGCGCGCGGCCGGAACCCATGCGACAGCCGCGATCAGGACGATCGGCGCCCAGGAACGGAATCGGAACACGGCGGAGGTCAACGTGCGGCAGCCCCGTCGGGACGCAGGATCACGTCCGCGGCCGGCATCACGCCATACCCGGCATAGTCGCTATGCGCATCGATGTAAGGCCCCCATCCTGCGTCGAACGACGCCGGCCGCATCGCCTGCACGGCGGCGCGGCCGCTTGCAATGTCGGCCCCGGAGCCGCCCATCGCCACGGCTTGCGCCGTGTCGGACTTCCGGACCGGTGCCGCAGCAGCGACGACGGGAGCGGGCGCCAGGGCCACCGTCGGCACCCCCGACCGCACTGCGCTTCCGGGCAGACCGCTGCTGCCGTCTCGCAACATGGGAACCGCCACGAACACCAGTACGGCTGCGGCCGCGGCGATCGCCCCGGCGCTCGCCGCGCGATGCCCCCAGCGCGACGGACCCCGGTGCGTCGGCGCCGCCGATCCAGCCAGCGCCTGCGGTGCCAGCAACGCAGGCTCCGCTTCCAACGCGCGCACGATGCGCGAGCAGAGTTGCGGGGAATGCAAGGCAGCGACTTCTTCCGAGCGCAGGGCATCGCCCACCCACGTCCAATCCTCGATCCGCCGCCGCCATGCAGCATTGCTGGAAAGACTCTGGGCGATGCCGTGTCCGGACTCCGGTTCGACCTCGCCGT
This genomic window from Burkholderiales bacterium GJ-E10 contains:
- a CDS encoding ribonuclease III: MDLSVLEDRLQYRFQNGALLQQAVTHRSHGLVHNERLEFLGDSVLNCVIAQILFQKYARLNEGDLSRLRANLVKQQSLSEIAERLGLSDFLRLGEGEMKSGGFRRPSILADTAEAIFGAVFVDGGFEGARAVISRLFDPVLRTVDPKTLGKDSKTLLQEYLQGKRLPLPLYTVVETRGAAHNQEFEVECAIPKLDISVRGSGRSRRGAEQAAAKQALDAALAAAQAMRRGKRRSAEAPESALGTVDASAGSSRDSGDASAGADGGDPPPVTA
- a CDS encoding signal peptidase I; translation: MSVITAVILAGLGLYAAAMASGRLPTDFALFLLLCTVVSGVYYVAELVVLKARRSERAKRELAEFDRRNGEAGAIAPEPVARERRALEERLAVRPWWVEYTAGFFPVIVAVFLLRSFLFEPFRIPSGSMIPTLRIGDLILVNKYQYGIRMPVWDRTLIPIGHPQRGDVIVFRFPLDPSQDFIKRVVGLPGDVVDYRDHVLRINGKVVPEAPMAPFFDASRLQTYRQYEETLGTVRHRVIWGGGDGIAAYPVPQHNDPGACVYSTDTDGGVRCTVPSDSYFVMGDNRDNSEDSRFWGFVPDRNLVGHAVFIWMNFGNVKRIGRFH
- a CDS encoding GTP-binding protein LepA, giving the protein MQHIRNFSIIAHIDHGKSTLADRLILRCGGLADREIREQVLDSMDLERERGITIKAQTAALTYVAPDGQRYNLNLIDTPGHVDFSYEVSRSLSACEGALLVVDASQGVEAQTVANCYTAIELGVEVLPVLNKMDLPQANPEQARAEIEDVIGIDASDAVLASAKTGLGVDEILERIVARVPPPRGDVQAPLQALVIDSWFDNYVGVVMLVRVVNGVLRPKDKILLMATGAVHLCEQVGVFTPKSQGRPQLSAGEVGFVIAGIKELRDARVGDTVTAAQRPAAAPLPGFKEVKPQVFAGLFPVEANQYEALRDALTKLQLNDSALQFEPEVSQALGFGFRCGFLGLLHMDIVQERLEREYDMDLITTAPSVVYEVVLRDGTVLMVENPSKMPDPARIEEIREPIVSVTIFVPQEFVGVVITLCVGKRGVQKNMSYHGRQVHLSYELPLAEIVLDFFDRLKSVSRGYASMDYEFLEYRAADVVKVDMLINSDRVDALSVIVHRSNAMHRGRELAAKMRELIPRQMFDVAIQAAIGANIIARENVKALRKNVLAKCYGGDITRKKKLLEKQKAGKKRMKQVGAVEIPQEAFLAILQVEDK
- a CDS encoding peptidase S1 — protein: MKSFLVRGLLAFLLVGAMPLSHAQEPPVSGPPDFADLVAKTAPAVVNIRTASRVAVPSGPQQPFSPPNMDPNDPFYNFFHRFLPQQPGDSGPGSGAAPAPRTEREMPRGVGSGFLISPDGYLITNAHVVEGADEITVTFPDKREFKGRLIGSDPRSDVALVKIDGGKDLPTLKLGDPSKLRVGEWVIAIGSPFDLQNTVTHGIVSAMNRETGELLPFIQTDAPVNPGNSGGPLINMRGEVVGINSQIFTTSGSYAGISFAIPIDEAQRIANILRTKGKVVRGRIGVLIGEVDPDVATAIGLPRSEGASVAQVEPDGPAQKAGVQAGDVIIRFAGKPVEDSASLRRMVADTAPGTHTTLTVWRSGAAKVLAVVVGVMPQESGQSGSPPASPAPAPKKPDALGLVVSDLSPDQRQSLQIAGGVIVESASGAAGSAGIQTGDVLINIANMPIRDVQQFRGLVSKLHFTRPIPVLVRRGGQSNWVVLSPSGN
- a CDS encoding sigma-E factor regulatory protein → MTSAVFRFRSWAPIVLIAAVAWVPAARAGGTDGAAVPAGRSARSDAGLLEAIEAAARNEDFVGTVVVQRGDEVDASRVVHVFDGKRSHERVLTLDGQPREFIRTGDTVRCLYPRWRRVVVRHEDLRDFPAFAHPGAKSILRHYTLRRVGADRVAGIACDVVELVPRDRLRYGYRLCVDPATGLLFKAQTLNTSGAVLEQIAFTDVHVGGPIDPALLNPSWPTAGWTVEQAHARATALRQEGWHVTAPSGFHRLAEVVRRLIGAGPAGSRSALQAVYSDGLATISVFIEPGAPVSGTLPAEQRGPVAAVSRQVDDARVTVVGDVPPATAESVAESVVHQSVPH
- a CDS encoding anti sigma-E protein, RseA; the protein is MKAQPTSPGATAVPDGEFLSAWLDGEVEPESGHGIAQSLSSNAAWRRRIEDWTWVGDALRSEEVAALHSPQLCSRIVRALEAEPALLAPQALAGSAAPTHRGPSRWGHRAASAGAIAAAAAVLVFVAVPMLRDGSSGLPGSAVRSGVPTVALAPAPVVAAAAPVRKSDTAQAVAMGGSGADIASGRAAVQAMRPASFDAGWGPYIDAHSDYAGYGVMPAADVILRPDGAAAR